The following is a genomic window from Gloeocapsa sp. DLM2.Bin57.
AAAAAGTAACAAAATTGTCAGTTTTTTTGTGCAAAATCGTCAAAAAATTATTGCACCTATCGTAGCTATAGCAGTTTTACTACTTATTTGGCAGCTACTAACTATGGGAGAAAAACCTAACCTACCTTCCCCAATTACGGTGATTAAAGAAACCTATGATCCACTAATTATTAACCCATTTTTTGATAATGGTGGAACAGATAAAGGCTTGTTTTGGCAAATATTAGCCAGCTTAAGAAGAGTTGCTATAGGTTTTTCTTTAGCTGCTATAGTTGGGATAGTTTTAGGAGTGTTAATCGGTAGTATATCTTTGGTTTTCGATGCGTTAGATCCTGTTTTTCAAGTCTTAAGAACCATTCCTCCTTTAGCTTGGTTACCTATCTCTCTAGCTGCTTTAAGACAATCAGAACCATCGGCAATTTTCGTAATTTTTATCACCGCAATTTGGCCAATAATTATTAATACAACCGTTGGGGTTCAACAAATACCTCAAGACTATCAAAACGTGGCTAAAGTCTTGCGCTTATCCAAAATAGAGTATTTTTTCAATATTCTTATACCCTCTTCACTTCCCTATATTTTTACTGGTTTACGTATCGGGATAGGGTTATCTTGGTTAGCGATTGTAGCAGCAGAAATGTTAGTAGGTGGAGTCGGAATAGGTTTTTTTATTTGGGATGCTTATAATAGCTCGCGAATGAGTGAAATTATTATCGCTTTACTCTATGTAGGATTGGTGGGATTGTTATTAGATAGATTAGTCGGTTTAGTTAGTAATTTGATAGTTGCTAGTGATAAATAAAGTAGATAAAATTATGCTTCCACTTATAGATATAGATCACGTACATCGCGTTTTTCCTTTGGCTGATGGTGGTAATTATATTGCCCTGAAAAATATTGATTTCAAAATAAATCAAGGTGAATTTATCTCTCTGATTGGTCACTCAGGTTGTGGTAAATCAACCCTACTCAATATCGTCGCGGGATTAGATCAACCCACCGAAGGAGGAGTAATCCTCGAAGGAAGAGAAGTACGTGGACCTGGTCCCGATCGCATGGTAGTCTTTCAAAACTACTCTCTCTTACCTTGGTTAACAGTCAGACAAAATATTGCTTTGGCGGTTAATAGAGTCATGAGACATCTACCCAAGGGAGAAAGAAAGGGCATAGTTGAACACAATATCGAGTTAGTAGGATTACAACACGCAGCCCATAAACACCCTCGGGAATTGTCTGGAGGAATGAAACAAAGAGTGGCGATCGCCCGCGCTTTAGCCATACGTCCCAAAGTACTCTTATTAGATGAACCCTTCGGCGCTTTAGACGCTTTAACCCGAGGTAATCTACAACAAAAACTAGCCGAAATAGTCCAAGAAAATAACGTCACTTGCATCATGGTAACTCACGACGTTGACGAAGCTTTATTACTATCAGATCGCATAGTGATGTTAACCACAGGTCCTGAAGCCCAGATTGGACAAATACTAGAAGTAGCCATCCCTCATCCTCGTCAGCGTCTAGAAGTAGTTAACCATCCTAGTTACTACGCACTCAGAGGAGAAATAGTTTACTTCCTACAACAACAAAAACGTTCTCGTCAAAAAGTTGGCATACCTCAAGCAGTTACATCTAGTAATGGTTTAGAAAAAATCAATCTAGAATTAGGGTTTATTCCCCTAACAGATTGCGCACCCCTAGTAGTAGCTTTAGAAAAAGGATTCTTTCAAGAAGAAGGTTTAGAACAAGTTACTCTGTGTCGTGAACCAAGTTGGAAAGCGATCGCCAAAGGTGTAGCCGAAGGACGTTTAGACGGCGCACAAATGGTAGCAGGGATGCCTCTAGGTATGACTATTGGCGCAGGTGGTAAACAACCTATCCCTATGGTTAGTGCGATGGTGTTAAGTCGCAATGGCAACGCTATTACCCTAGGTAATAAATTTACTGACGTTAACAACGCCAGTGATTTAAAAGCAGCCATCAGCAAAACACCAGATACCATTCATTCCCTCGGGATGGTACACCCCGCATCGATGCACAATTTACTCTTACGTTATTGGTTAGCATCAGGAGAAATCGACCCCGATAACGATGTTAATCTAGTAGTCATTCCACCATCACAAATGGTGCATAATCTCAAAGCGGGTAATATCGATGGTTATTGCGTGGGTGAGCCTTGGAATTCCTTAGCTGTACATGAAAATCTCGGTTTTGTAGTCGCTACAGATTTAGATATCTGGAATAGTCACCCCGAAAAAGTCTTAGGAGTAAGAGAGGATTGGGTTGCTAAATACCCCCAAACTCATCTAGCTTTGATTAAAGCCCTTTTACGCGCTTGTGAATATTGCGATGATCCGCGTAACCGAGAAGAAATCTTAGCTTTACTGGTTAAACCTGAATATGTAGGATCTGCACCAGAATATACTCGTCCTGGTTTTATTGATCCTTATGATTATGGACGAGATACCGCACCTGTGTCTCTCTATCGTTTTAATCAATTTTTTGTAGAACAGAGTACTTATCCTAGTGAAACTGAGGCTTTATGGATTCTAACTCAATTAGCTCGTTGGGGATACACTCCTTTTCCTAAAAATTGGCAAGAAGTAGTTACTAGAGTCAGACGTACAGATTTATACGGTGAAGCTTGTCGTCAACTAGATTTACCTAATCTTCAACCTAATCGCAGTAACATCAAGCTTTTTGACGGAATGGTCTTTAATCCTGATGATCCTGTGGGTTATCTAGAACGTTTCAATATTTGTCGTGAATTCTCGGTTCAAGAAATCCCTTTAGTTATTCCTAATCTCAGCAAGTAAATAAAATGACTCAAGTGCAAGCATATAATCAACTAGACTCCCAGAAAAAAGCTAATTTTCTCGTTATTGAGGACGTTTCTAAGGTTTATCTGACTCCTAATGGTCCTTATCCCGTTTTAGATGGCGTTAATTTGACCATCGCTGAAGGTGAATTCGTTTGTTTTATTGGTCACTCAGGTTGTGGAAAATCTACTCTACTGAATATGGTATCGGGATTTAATCAACCTAGTTCGGGAAAGGTGACGGTAGATAACGTTAGGGTAACTCAACCAGGTCCCGATCGCATGATGGTTTTTCAAAATTATGCTTTACTTCCTTGGAAAACCGCTTTTGATAATGTTTATCTCGCGGTTAATACCGTCTTCCCTGGTAAGTCTAAGGCTGATAAAGTGGCTATCGTAGAAGAACACCTAGCTATGGTAGGTTTGACTGAAGCTGCTCATAAAAAACCACAACAAATGTCGGGAGGAATGAAACAAAGAGTGGCGATCGCTCGTGCGTTGGCTATTTGTCCCCAAGTTTTAATACTTGATGAACCTTTTGGCGCTTTAGACGCGATTACTAAAGAAGAGTTACAAGAAGAGTTAATCAAAATTTGGCAACAAAATAGTTTAACCGTGTTAATGGTTACTCATGATATCGACGAAGCTTTATTTTTAAGCGATCGCCTCGTAATGATGACCAATGGTCCATCTGCTAAAATAGGCGAAATCCTTGATATTCCTTTTGCTCGTCCAAGAAATCGCGATCGTCTCTCTGAAGATCCTCGTTATTACGAATTACGTAATTATGCTCTAGATTTCCTTTATCGACGTTATGCTCACGATGAAGATGCTTAAATAGGTGCGTGTGGTTCGAGGGGAGATGGGGGAGATGGGGAGAGGGGGAGTAGGGAGATGGGAAGTATGATATATAGGGATAATAACACCGTTCTACCGTTCTACCTAACCCCTAGGTTTTACTGTTATATTTTTGATTAAACAGTTATCCAGGCTAATAATGTTATTAATTCTCTCTTCCGCTAAAACCTTAGTATTTGACGATATTTTGACAGTTCCTCAAATAACTCGACCAATTTTTCAAGAAGAGGAACAATTTTTAGTTAATTATCTACAAACTTTATCAACTGAACAACTAGGAAAAATATTGCAAGTTAGTGAATCTTTAGCAACTTTAAATTATCAAAGATATCAATCATTTACCACTACTCAAAAACAAGCAGCAATTTTAGCTTATCGAGGAGATGTTTTTCAACAATTAGAAATTGAGAAATTCCAAGATACTGATTATTTATTTGCCCAAGAACATTTAAGGATTATCTCGGGACTTTATGGTATTTTACGTCCTCTTGATCAAATTAGACCCTATAGACTGGAGATGAATACGCGGTTAAAATCAGAAAATCTCTCTAAGTTTTGGACAGAAAAAGTTAGCAAATATTTAAATCGAGAGTTAGAAAAACACCAAACAAAAGTTTTAATCAACCTTGCTTCTGATGAATATTATCGGGTTATTAACCCTAAGTATTTCCCTTATCCTATTCTTAAAGTTTCTTTTAAAGAAATCAGAGATGGCAAGTTGAAAACCATTGGATTACTAGCTAAGAAAAGTAGAGGATTAATGACTAATTGGATTATTAAAAATAAAATTTATGACCCTTCACAACTAAAAGATTATTCAGGTTTATTAGGTTATAATTACAATGAAAGTTTATCGAATGAACAAGAAATAGTTTTTCTTAAATAACCGTACAAGTGTACTAATTTAAAAAATTTAGTGATCAAGTTTACAAATTTTAATATTTATGATAAGGTTAAGATAACCAAAAATAAATAAGAAAGGGGGTGAGCTCTGTGGTTAAATTAGGTCAAAACAGCCTCATCGTAGTAGATCTAACCGACAAGATCTGGATCTATACTCAAATCCCTGCTGAAAACCATGCTGCACTACGTTCTGGTTTCGCAGGATATCCAGCTAATCCGCGTTGGAATGCAACTAAATATCGCGCTTGGAAACAAGGTTATCAATGGCGACGGGAATTATCCCTAGGAAAATTAACTGTACGTGAATCTGATTCTCAATTAGTTCCTATCTTAATCGCGTGAGAGTACTCCCGTTATAATGCGCGATGACCTCCTGTAATTTTTTTAAGAATCCAGCCTTTTTTCTCAACAATGTCCAAATAATTACAAATCGGAATTTGAAGAATGATAGAGACGAGCCTACAGGAAGTTGTGATAGAAGAGAATCTGAAGCAATTTTTGCTAGTGCTTTCGGTTTCTTTGAGTGTGGCCACTCTGCCACAAATTATAAGCTGGTTTCGCCGAATTCCTTATACGCTGCTGCTAGTAATTGTGGGATTAGGGCTGGCGTTGGCAGATGTGCGATTGGTCAATCTTTCGCCTGAATTGATTCTATTAATTTTTCTACCGCCACTGCTGTTTGAAGCGGCCTGGAATTTGAAATGGTCGAGGTTGAAGCAAGATATAATTCCAATTTGTCTTTTTGCTGTCTTCGGTAAAGATATATCTGGTTTGTACTCAATCACTAAATGAATATGGTCAGACTCTCCATTAAACTCAATTAAATCACATTTCCATTTACACAAGGTTTCTGTCAAGATTTCTTTTAGCCTCAATAATACCTGTTCTGAAATTGCTTTTTGACGATATTTTGTCACTAAAACAACGTGAGCAGTAAGTTTATAGACTGACCTAAACCCTTTATTATAATTGATTGAAATTTTAAAGCAGTAAGTGTATTATAGCAGTATAACAAACAAATCGTTAAAGCAAGTGATTACTCTTAACTACCAATACAAGTTAAACCTAAACGCCCAGCAAATAGCACAGATAGAAGAAATTTTATCTGTGTGCAAAAGTGTTTATAACTTTGCGGTAGCAGAGAGAAAAGATTGGATTAACAGCCGAAAGTCACCTGTAAATGCGTGTTCACTAAAATCAGAATACATTATCTCTGCTGACGCTCCTTATCCCAATTATTACCACCAAGCCAAACAATTAACCAAAGCAAAAAAACATTTCCCCCGGTTAAAAACTGTTAACGCTCAAGTGTTGCAACAGGTATTAAAAACTGTTGATAAAGCGTTGGCTGATATGAAAGCTAAGAGTTTTGGCTTTCCCAGATTCAAAAGAAACCTGAAAAGCTTTGTTTTCCCTCAGCTTCCTAAAAATTGTTTAGGGGCAAATAGGGTAAAACTACCTCAAATCGGTTGGGTAAATATCAAACAATCTAGAGAATATCCTGCAGGGTTTACTCCCAAACAGATAAGAGTAGTCAAGAAAGCGAGCGGTTATTATCTGATGATTTGTTTTCAATCAGAAGAATCAGTTCCAGATAATCCGATAGGTGATATTTCATTAGGAATAGATGCAGGAATAGAATCGTTTATAGCCACGTCTAGAGGAGAATTAATCAAAGCGCCAAGGTTTTTATTAGAGGTCATGAGTAAGCTTAAATTGCTACAAAGAAGACTAAAATCTAAAACTAAAGGGTCTAAGAATTGGTTAAAACTCCAAACCAAAATAGCTAGATTGCACGAGAAAGTAGCAGATACTCGTAAAGATTGGCAATTCAAACTAGCACATTAT
Proteins encoded in this region:
- a CDS encoding ATP-binding cassette domain-containing protein, which gives rise to MLPLIDIDHVHRVFPLADGGNYIALKNIDFKINQGEFISLIGHSGCGKSTLLNIVAGLDQPTEGGVILEGREVRGPGPDRMVVFQNYSLLPWLTVRQNIALAVNRVMRHLPKGERKGIVEHNIELVGLQHAAHKHPRELSGGMKQRVAIARALAIRPKVLLLDEPFGALDALTRGNLQQKLAEIVQENNVTCIMVTHDVDEALLLSDRIVMLTTGPEAQIGQILEVAIPHPRQRLEVVNHPSYYALRGEIVYFLQQQKRSRQKVGIPQAVTSSNGLEKINLELGFIPLTDCAPLVVALEKGFFQEEGLEQVTLCREPSWKAIAKGVAEGRLDGAQMVAGMPLGMTIGAGGKQPIPMVSAMVLSRNGNAITLGNKFTDVNNASDLKAAISKTPDTIHSLGMVHPASMHNLLLRYWLASGEIDPDNDVNLVVIPPSQMVHNLKAGNIDGYCVGEPWNSLAVHENLGFVVATDLDIWNSHPEKVLGVREDWVAKYPQTHLALIKALLRACEYCDDPRNREEILALLVKPEYVGSAPEYTRPGFIDPYDYGRDTAPVSLYRFNQFFVEQSTYPSETEALWILTQLARWGYTPFPKNWQEVVTRVRRTDLYGEACRQLDLPNLQPNRSNIKLFDGMVFNPDDPVGYLERFNICREFSVQEIPLVIPNLSK
- the ntrB gene encoding nitrate ABC transporter, permease protein, whose protein sequence is MTTVLTRRKSNKIVSFFVQNRQKIIAPIVAIAVLLLIWQLLTMGEKPNLPSPITVIKETYDPLIINPFFDNGGTDKGLFWQILASLRRVAIGFSLAAIVGIVLGVLIGSISLVFDALDPVFQVLRTIPPLAWLPISLAALRQSEPSAIFVIFITAIWPIIINTTVGVQQIPQDYQNVAKVLRLSKIEYFFNILIPSSLPYIFTGLRIGIGLSWLAIVAAEMLVGGVGIGFFIWDAYNSSRMSEIIIALLYVGLVGLLLDRLVGLVSNLIVASDK
- a CDS encoding ATP-binding cassette domain-containing protein — translated: MTQVQAYNQLDSQKKANFLVIEDVSKVYLTPNGPYPVLDGVNLTIAEGEFVCFIGHSGCGKSTLLNMVSGFNQPSSGKVTVDNVRVTQPGPDRMMVFQNYALLPWKTAFDNVYLAVNTVFPGKSKADKVAIVEEHLAMVGLTEAAHKKPQQMSGGMKQRVAIARALAICPQVLILDEPFGALDAITKEELQEELIKIWQQNSLTVLMVTHDIDEALFLSDRLVMMTNGPSAKIGEILDIPFARPRNRDRLSEDPRYYELRNYALDFLYRRYAHDEDA
- a CDS encoding YaaA family protein; the encoded protein is MLLILSSAKTLVFDDILTVPQITRPIFQEEEQFLVNYLQTLSTEQLGKILQVSESLATLNYQRYQSFTTTQKQAAILAYRGDVFQQLEIEKFQDTDYLFAQEHLRIISGLYGILRPLDQIRPYRLEMNTRLKSENLSKFWTEKVSKYLNRELEKHQTKVLINLASDEYYRVINPKYFPYPILKVSFKEIRDGKLKTIGLLAKKSRGLMTNWIIKNKIYDPSQLKDYSGLLGYNYNESLSNEQEIVFLK